A single window of Caldicellulosiruptor bescii DSM 6725 DNA harbors:
- the hepT gene encoding type VII toxin-antitoxin system HepT family RNase toxin has product MVKREIITQKVENIKASLKKIRLFSDLTLEQFLEDGIAQDVVVFNLFLIVQNLIDIGNHVISDNSLGEPSSYSDIPIILKRAKILNENEMQIFRSMIQFRNIIAHEYAKIDLHIVYDIFKNKLTNIELIVSKFIEYCGI; this is encoded by the coding sequence ATGGTAAAAAGAGAGATTATAACTCAAAAGGTTGAAAATATAAAAGCAAGTTTAAAAAAAATTAGATTGTTTTCAGATCTTACATTAGAACAATTTTTAGAAGATGGAATAGCTCAAGATGTTGTAGTTTTCAATCTGTTTTTGATTGTCCAAAATCTTATTGACATAGGAAATCACGTTATTTCAGATAACAGTTTAGGAGAACCTTCATCTTATAGCGATATCCCTATTATTTTAAAACGTGCAAAGATATTAAATGAAAATGAGATGCAAATTTTTAGGTCTATGATTCAGTTTAGAAATATAATTGCTCATGAATATGCTAAAATAGATTTGCATATTGTATATGATATATTCAAGAACAAGTTAACTAATATAGAGTTAATCGTGAGTAAGTTTATAGAATACTGTGGGATTTAA
- the mntA gene encoding type VII toxin-antitoxin system MntA family adenylyltransferase antitoxin → MVKDEIVKVLREYFEKDDKVIFAYLFGSYARGNANKSSDIDIAAYIKKGKDATEDLLYQLDTKKNLEKILDNEVDFVILNDADPLLKHEVFSDGILIIDKDHDLYVDVRVKNFYEYMDKKKYLEICALYQREYFMDGKKRDYNSKG, encoded by the coding sequence ATGGTTAAAGATGAGATTGTAAAGGTTTTAAGAGAATATTTTGAGAAAGATGATAAGGTTATATTTGCATATCTTTTTGGTTCATACGCAAGAGGAAATGCTAACAAATCAAGTGATATCGATATTGCTGCATACATCAAAAAAGGCAAAGATGCAACTGAAGATCTGTTATATCAACTTGATACAAAGAAAAATCTTGAGAAGATTTTAGATAATGAAGTAGATTTTGTTATTTTGAATGATGCTGATCCTCTTTTGAAACATGAGGTTTTTAGTGATGGTATATTGATAATTGACAAAGATCATGATTTATATGTTGATGTTAGAGTAAAAAACTTTTATGAATATATGGACAAAAAAAAGTATCTTGAAATTTGTGCACTTTATCAAAGGGAGTATTTTATGGATGGTAAAAAGAGAGATTATAACTCAAAAGGTTGA
- the csrA gene encoding carbon storage regulator CsrA — MLVLSRKEGDQILIGDDIIIKVISIEKDCVKLGIDAPKNIKVLRYELLQEVKNENVEALQGKERLIRIKDLKGLFKDG; from the coding sequence ATGCTTGTTCTTTCACGAAAAGAAGGAGACCAAATTTTAATTGGAGATGATATAATAATAAAAGTCATCAGCATAGAAAAGGACTGTGTAAAACTTGGAATAGATGCCCCAAAAAATATAAAGGTTTTACGATATGAGCTACTTCAAGAAGTCAAAAACGAAAATGTCGAAGCGTTGCAGGGTAAAGAGAGGCTTATTAGAATCAAGGATTTGAAAGGGCTTTTCAAAGATGGTTAA
- the fliW gene encoding flagellar assembly protein FliW — MVVQKSVVKSRVFGELEVSEENIIFFEEGIPAFENLKKFVIVKEDQSPFYWLQSVEDKDIAFVIINPFEIKPDYEFDLPDEVVNKLEITSAQDVAVFCIVVIPEDVKQTRVNLKAPIIINVHKRKGIQYLLDDERYPLRYYLFENLNSDEQK; from the coding sequence ATGGTGGTACAAAAATCAGTTGTAAAATCAAGAGTTTTTGGCGAGCTTGAAGTCAGTGAAGAAAACATAATATTCTTTGAAGAGGGTATTCCTGCATTTGAGAATTTGAAGAAATTTGTCATAGTAAAAGAGGACCAAAGTCCATTTTACTGGCTTCAATCAGTTGAAGACAAGGATATCGCTTTTGTAATAATCAATCCTTTTGAAATAAAGCCAGATTATGAATTTGATTTGCCAGATGAAGTTGTAAATAAATTAGAAATAACTTCTGCTCAAGACGTTGCAGTTTTTTGTATTGTTGTAATTCCAGAAGATGTAAAGCAAACAAGAGTTAATCTCAAAGCTCCAATTATTATAAATGTGCACAAGAGAAAGGGAATACAGTATCTTTTAGATGATGAAAGATATCCACTTCGATATTACCTTTTTGAAAATTTGAATTCAGATGAGCAGAAATGA
- the hepT gene encoding type VII toxin-antitoxin system HepT family RNase toxin, producing the protein MVKKELVSEKIDRIWFSLNRLKRFQNINLEEFKKDQDVQDIVIYNLFLIIQNLIDIGNHIIADEGFETPGYYGEIPEILSKEKVVSENLASVFKKMISFRNIIVHEYSKVDLAKVYDILIYGIDDINKILDEIIKYAKL; encoded by the coding sequence ATGGTAAAAAAAGAGTTGGTCAGTGAAAAAATAGATAGGATATGGTTTAGTTTAAACAGATTAAAAAGATTTCAAAATATTAACTTGGAAGAATTCAAAAAAGACCAAGATGTTCAGGACATAGTTATCTATAATCTTTTTTTAATAATTCAAAATTTAATAGATATAGGAAACCACATAATAGCAGATGAAGGTTTTGAAACTCCAGGTTATTATGGAGAGATTCCTGAGATATTATCAAAAGAAAAGGTTGTTTCAGAAAATTTGGCTTCAGTTTTTAAAAAGATGATTTCTTTTCGGAATATAATTGTGCATGAGTATTCTAAAGTTGACTTAGCAAAGGTTTATGATATTTTAATTTACGGCATTGACGATATAAATAAAATCCTTGATGAAATTATAAAATATGCAAAACTTTAA
- the mntA gene encoding type VII toxin-antitoxin system MntA family adenylyltransferase antitoxin, whose protein sequence is MMEKDKIVKILREYFEKEDAVVFAYLFGSYAKGKLHEKSDVDVAVYLNERIAKDSKKVLEFQIKHMSNISDILRREVDLVVLNQASPLLRHEVISEGILLLEKDHDKLVNFKKMSFYYYQDWLHIMKIKMMYIKERIAANGKKRVGQ, encoded by the coding sequence ATGATGGAAAAAGATAAGATTGTAAAAATTTTAAGGGAGTATTTTGAGAAAGAGGATGCTGTTGTATTCGCATATTTGTTTGGTTCATATGCAAAAGGGAAATTGCACGAAAAAAGTGATGTAGACGTTGCAGTATATCTTAATGAAAGGATAGCAAAGGATTCAAAAAAAGTATTAGAATTTCAAATCAAACATATGTCAAATATTTCTGATATATTAAGAAGAGAAGTGGATTTAGTAGTTTTAAATCAAGCTTCACCTCTGTTGAGGCATGAAGTAATTTCTGAAGGCATTTTGCTGCTCGAAAAAGACCATGATAAGTTAGTAAATTTCAAAAAAATGAGTTTTTATTATTATCAAGATTGGCTGCATATTATGAAAATCAAGATGATGTATATAAAAGAGAGGATAGCAGCAAATGGTAAAAAAAGAGTTGGTCAGTGA
- a CDS encoding DUF6470 family protein — MQIARIQIHQEFVKVKLSQEHIKVRINQDRCWEEVNLGSTDYLVRSSAQRGYEQVLRYIEKTAENGNRLARIEDGGQPIIDICIEEAFPEYDYNVDVIPKSRPQIYFEGGKVYIDFEMGKVDVRV, encoded by the coding sequence ATGCAAATAGCAAGGATTCAAATTCACCAGGAGTTTGTAAAGGTAAAACTTTCTCAGGAGCATATAAAAGTTAGAATAAATCAAGACAGGTGCTGGGAAGAGGTAAACCTTGGTTCAACAGACTACCTTGTGCGAAGCTCTGCACAAAGAGGTTATGAGCAGGTTTTAAGGTATATAGAAAAGACAGCAGAAAATGGCAACAGGCTTGCCAGAATTGAAGATGGTGGTCAGCCTATAATTGACATATGCATAGAAGAAGCATTTCCTGAGTATGACTATAACGTAGATGTCATCCCAAAAAGCCGCCCGCAAATTTACTTTGAAGGTGGCAAGGTGTATATAGATTTTGAGATGGGCAAGGTTGATGTGAGGGTATGA
- the flgL gene encoding flagellar hook-associated protein FlgL has protein sequence MRITNNMMVNNFLINLNKNLSRLDDIQYKMATGKKIRYPSDNPVITARSLRLRTDVSEIEQLQKNVDDAISWVDTTESALADINESLQRVRELAVRGANGTNTKEDMAQIAKEVAQIKQHIIQVGNTNYAGRYIFSGFKTDTAPINSDGSFSDTNSFDSTGGYPIDLSTGKNIIQFELMKANYISINKIANQVFYIQGETDENKGNLFKVLDNLINALESGDVTSVNSLLSDIDRHIDNVVAQRGDVGALQNRLELIKNRLSDDNVNFTTLLSNNEDVDMAEIIMQLKTAENVYRAALQTGAQILPPTLLDFLRF, from the coding sequence GTGAGAATTACAAACAATATGATGGTCAACAACTTTTTGATAAATCTAAACAAAAACTTAAGCAGGTTAGACGACATTCAATATAAAATGGCAACAGGTAAGAAAATCCGTTATCCGTCAGATAACCCGGTGATTACTGCAAGGTCATTGAGACTGCGAACTGACGTTTCTGAAATAGAACAGCTTCAGAAAAATGTGGATGATGCAATATCGTGGGTTGACACAACAGAAAGTGCTCTTGCGGATATCAATGAAAGTCTTCAGAGAGTTAGAGAGCTTGCTGTGCGTGGTGCAAACGGAACAAACACAAAAGAAGATATGGCTCAGATTGCAAAAGAGGTTGCTCAGATAAAACAGCATATAATTCAAGTTGGGAATACAAACTATGCAGGAAGGTATATCTTCTCTGGTTTTAAAACAGACACAGCACCGATAAATTCTGATGGTTCTTTTTCAGATACAAATAGTTTTGATTCAACTGGAGGGTATCCTATTGATTTGTCGACTGGTAAAAATATTATTCAGTTTGAGCTTATGAAAGCGAACTATATTAGCATTAATAAGATAGCCAACCAGGTTTTTTATATTCAAGGTGAAACTGATGAAAATAAAGGTAATTTATTCAAAGTTTTAGATAATCTTATAAATGCACTTGAAAGCGGGGATGTAACTTCAGTAAATTCTCTTTTGAGCGATATTGACAGACACATCGACAACGTTGTTGCACAGCGTGGAGATGTCGGTGCCCTTCAGAACAGACTTGAGCTTATTAAAAATAGGCTCAGTGACGACAATGTGAACTTTACTACATTGCTATCAAACAACGAGGATGTTGACATGGCAGAGATTATTATGCAGCTGAAAACCGCAGAAAATGTTTACAGGGCAGCACTTCAAACAGGGGCACAGATTTTGCCACCAACACTTTTGGATTTTCTAAGATTTTAA
- the flgK gene encoding flagellar hook-associated protein FlgK, protein MSFYGLEIARTGIFVNRKGLEVTSHNVANASTPGYTRQVLNVKSNPPSAKVGFYSPKFQVGLGADVQSLEQIRDMFLDVQYRNEYSRQGEYEIKADNLNFIEAIFNEPSDTGLSSVIDQFFSSLQELSKNPESLTVRALVRQRAQALTDAIHKMYKQLEDLQSELNDQVYDKILEINSIASQIADLNQQIFVLELRGEKANDLRDQRNLLVDKLSKIVDTTAYEDKDGRFIVQIAGGETLVNHFTVYQLETDKSKIMRKSGFDSSGLPTGFNPDDPLSQQNLYDVPGLFVVMWKDTGQVLNIKSGELKGLLDVRDGVGGLDEDVSVNGQPVDVPNKNSFTGIPYYLNRLNEFAQKLIEKFNELHTQGWSLNGQNTGINFFEPPVGQTFFYARYIKVSDAIMNDLNNIATTYDASSLPGGNDLVVDMLKLRNDNSVFKEGKFEDFLKSLISNLGVDSQGAKNFAENQKVMVTQLDNRRQAVSGVSIDEEMTNLIKYQHGFQASARMINAFDEMLDVIVNRLGIVGR, encoded by the coding sequence ATGTCGTTTTACGGGCTTGAGATTGCAAGAACAGGTATATTTGTCAACAGAAAAGGGTTAGAGGTGACATCGCACAACGTTGCCAATGCTTCAACGCCAGGGTATACAAGACAGGTTTTAAATGTAAAGTCAAATCCACCATCTGCCAAGGTTGGTTTTTATAGCCCAAAGTTTCAGGTTGGTTTGGGTGCTGATGTGCAAAGCCTTGAGCAAATAAGAGATATGTTTTTAGATGTTCAATATAGAAACGAATATTCGCGCCAGGGAGAGTATGAAATAAAAGCTGATAACCTGAATTTTATTGAAGCCATATTTAATGAGCCAAGCGATACAGGCTTGTCTTCTGTTATAGACCAATTTTTCTCAAGCTTGCAGGAGCTTTCAAAAAATCCAGAGAGTTTAACAGTTCGTGCGCTTGTTCGCCAGAGAGCTCAAGCTTTGACTGATGCGATACATAAAATGTATAAACAGCTTGAAGATTTGCAGAGCGAGCTAAATGACCAGGTATATGATAAAATTTTAGAAATAAACAGCATAGCTTCTCAGATTGCAGATTTAAACCAGCAGATATTTGTTTTGGAGCTTCGAGGTGAAAAGGCAAATGACCTTCGTGACCAGAGAAATCTTCTTGTTGACAAACTCTCAAAAATTGTTGACACAACTGCTTATGAAGACAAAGATGGCAGGTTCATTGTGCAGATAGCTGGAGGAGAGACCCTTGTAAATCACTTTACAGTCTATCAGCTTGAGACAGACAAATCGAAAATTATGAGAAAAAGTGGATTTGACTCAAGTGGTCTGCCAACAGGATTCAATCCTGACGACCCGCTATCACAGCAAAATCTTTACGATGTTCCAGGACTTTTTGTTGTTATGTGGAAAGACACAGGGCAGGTTTTGAATATAAAATCTGGTGAATTAAAAGGATTATTAGATGTTCGTGATGGTGTAGGTGGACTTGATGAAGATGTGTCTGTAAATGGTCAGCCAGTTGATGTTCCCAATAAAAATTCTTTTACAGGTATTCCTTACTATTTGAACAGACTCAATGAGTTTGCTCAAAAACTTATCGAAAAGTTCAATGAACTTCACACACAGGGTTGGTCACTCAACGGACAAAATACAGGTATAAACTTTTTCGAACCACCTGTTGGCCAGACATTTTTCTATGCAAGGTATATAAAAGTCTCTGATGCTATTATGAACGACCTTAACAACATTGCAACAACTTATGATGCAAGTAGTCTTCCAGGTGGGAATGACCTTGTTGTTGATATGCTAAAGCTAAGAAACGACAATTCAGTTTTCAAAGAAGGAAAATTTGAAGATTTTCTAAAGTCTTTAATTTCAAACCTTGGGGTTGATTCTCAGGGTGCCAAAAACTTTGCAGAAAACCAAAAGGTAATGGTCACCCAGCTTGACAACAGACGCCAGGCAGTATCAGGTGTTTCCATAGATGAAGAGATGACAAACCTAATCAAATACCAGCACGGTTTTCAAGCCTCAGCCAGAATGATTAATGCTTTTGACGAGATGCTTGATGTTATAGTCAACAGACTTGGTATTGTTGGAAGATAG
- a CDS encoding flagellar protein FlgN, whose product MNYVEKIIELLEEEYKVFERILNLSNEKTKYIVENNLSALIEVSNQEKKETEIIEKLERERQEILNALSKEKNIAIVNLNELVNIATPDEWQRINDLKVKLGEIIFKLKKTNDLNASLVSSALEYIDFMTNVISSYFSDNTTYQKDGQTGSQKKNLFDVKL is encoded by the coding sequence ATGAACTATGTAGAAAAAATAATCGAGCTTTTAGAAGAAGAGTATAAGGTATTTGAGAGGATTTTGAACCTCAGCAATGAAAAAACAAAATACATTGTAGAAAATAATCTCTCAGCGCTAATTGAAGTATCAAATCAAGAGAAAAAAGAGACAGAAATAATCGAAAAACTTGAAAGAGAAAGGCAAGAAATCTTGAATGCTTTATCAAAAGAAAAAAATATCGCTATTGTCAATCTAAACGAGCTTGTAAATATAGCCACACCTGATGAATGGCAGAGAATAAACGATTTGAAAGTAAAACTTGGTGAAATTATTTTTAAGCTTAAAAAAACAAATGACCTTAACGCTTCATTAGTTTCAAGTGCACTTGAATATATAGATTTTATGACAAACGTAATTTCATCGTATTTTTCGGACAACACTACATATCAAAAGGATGGGCAGACAGGGTCACAAAAGAAAAACCTTTTTGATGTTAAGCTGTAG
- the flgM gene encoding flagellar biosynthesis anti-sigma factor FlgM, whose amino-acid sequence MRIEDRIRIFQIYTQTAKVTRVEKKQEPTATDKVEISSEARDFQAILNAIKQTPDVREDKVNEIKKKIDSGTYNVSGKDVVEKLIREYKDSKKNE is encoded by the coding sequence ATGAGGATAGAAGATAGAATTAGGATATTTCAGATCTACACCCAAACAGCAAAGGTAACCAGAGTAGAAAAGAAGCAGGAGCCTACGGCAACTGATAAGGTTGAAATATCAAGCGAAGCAAGAGATTTTCAGGCAATTTTGAATGCTATAAAGCAAACACCTGATGTTCGTGAGGATAAAGTAAATGAGATAAAAAAGAAGATTGACTCTGGCACATACAATGTATCTGGAAAAGATGTTGTTGAAAAGCTAATAAGAGAATACAAAGATTCAAAAAAGAACGAGTAA
- a CDS encoding TIGR03826 family flagellar region protein, which yields MDVRNCRRCGKIYLYDGSPICPQCRKEEEEDFKKVKEYLYDHPGATLPEVSNATGVSPEKILRFLKEERLEIVGESNIILECERCGKAIKTGRLCDECKKEVGTRFLSYLDDKKLQESKKKNEEFAKRKEAGYRYLSKELKEDENK from the coding sequence ATGGATGTCAGAAACTGTCGAAGATGTGGTAAAATTTATCTTTATGATGGAAGTCCTATTTGTCCTCAATGCAGAAAAGAGGAAGAAGAGGATTTCAAAAAAGTGAAAGAGTATCTTTATGATCATCCCGGTGCAACCTTGCCAGAAGTATCAAACGCAACAGGCGTGTCACCTGAAAAGATTTTAAGGTTTTTAAAAGAGGAAAGACTTGAGATTGTGGGTGAGAGCAATATCATTTTAGAATGTGAAAGATGTGGGAAGGCAATTAAAACAGGAAGGCTTTGTGATGAGTGTAAAAAAGAGGTTGGAACAAGGTTTTTGAGTTATCTTGACGACAAAAAGCTTCAAGAATCGAAAAAGAAAAATGAAGAGTTTGCAAAAAGAAAAGAAGCAGGTTACAGGTATCTTTCGAAGGAGTTAAAAGAAGATGAGAACAAGTGA
- a CDS encoding ComF family protein, translating into MEKLIEFFFPPRCAFCGKLGKSLCDDCKKNIRFISGNTCQKCGIPIGDSDLPFCPSCLRENFAFEKVFPVFYYEGVVRRGVHLFKYRGFYQNAITFSRLMVKKIIDAGINADIITFVPTSYERYLQRGFNHSYLLAKNIGKILKIPTVDLLTRVGFTKPFYNLSRHERQSEIKGKIKLKKGYENIIKGKKVILVDDIFTTGATANECSKVLLENGVKCVFVSVLAITKLAR; encoded by the coding sequence ATGGAAAAACTAATTGAATTTTTCTTCCCGCCGAGGTGTGCATTTTGCGGCAAGCTTGGCAAAAGCCTGTGCGATGATTGCAAGAAAAATATAAGATTTATTTCAGGCAATACATGCCAAAAATGCGGAATACCTATTGGTGATAGTGATTTGCCGTTTTGTCCATCTTGCTTGAGAGAAAACTTTGCATTTGAAAAAGTCTTTCCAGTATTCTACTATGAAGGGGTAGTTCGAAGAGGCGTTCATCTTTTCAAGTACAGAGGTTTTTATCAAAATGCAATAACCTTCTCAAGGCTTATGGTTAAAAAGATTATTGATGCTGGTATCAATGCTGATATAATAACCTTTGTGCCAACAAGCTATGAAAGGTATTTACAAAGGGGTTTTAATCATTCTTATCTGCTTGCCAAAAATATTGGGAAGATACTTAAAATTCCCACGGTTGACCTTCTTACAAGAGTAGGTTTTACAAAACCTTTTTATAACCTCTCACGCCACGAAAGACAAAGTGAAATAAAAGGTAAAATTAAGCTTAAAAAAGGGTATGAAAATATTATAAAAGGCAAAAAAGTTATTCTTGTTGACGATATCTTCACAACAGGTGCTACAGCAAATGAGTGTTCAAAAGTTTTGCTTGAAAATGGTGTAAAGTGCGTTTTTGTCTCTGTTCTTGCAATAACAAAGCTTGCAAGATAA
- a CDS encoding SigF/SigG family RNA polymerase sporulation sigma factor has protein sequence MSKASQEELISRAKNGDKLARQQLIENNLALVWSVVKKFAAKGVELEDLFQIGSIGLIKAVDRFDPSFNVRFSTYAVPMIIGEIKRYLRDDGKIKVSRKIKENQGKIKKLRNQFVSNHGREPTISEISQLTGLSNDEILLCLDASSEVASLSEVINQEEGKPITLMDIASDEEDYSTKLLDLMALKEGLKKLKGRERYIIFMRYFKNKTQSEIAKQLNISQVHVSRIEKRALERIKREFV, from the coding sequence TTGAGCAAGGCTTCCCAGGAGGAATTGATAAGTAGGGCTAAAAATGGTGATAAACTTGCACGCCAGCAGTTGATAGAAAACAATCTTGCGCTTGTGTGGAGTGTTGTAAAAAAGTTTGCTGCAAAAGGGGTAGAACTTGAGGATTTGTTCCAGATAGGCTCAATAGGGCTTATAAAGGCTGTTGACAGGTTTGACCCGTCGTTTAATGTCAGGTTTTCAACATATGCTGTTCCTATGATAATTGGTGAGATAAAAAGATATCTGCGCGATGATGGCAAGATAAAGGTTTCACGAAAGATAAAAGAAAATCAGGGTAAAATAAAAAAACTAAGAAACCAGTTTGTATCAAACCATGGAAGAGAACCCACAATCTCAGAGATTTCGCAGTTGACAGGACTTTCAAACGATGAGATTTTGCTTTGTTTGGATGCGTCATCTGAGGTTGCATCGCTGAGTGAAGTTATAAATCAGGAAGAGGGAAAACCTATCACGCTGATGGACATAGCATCTGATGAAGAAGATTATTCGACAAAACTTTTGGATTTAATGGCACTAAAAGAAGGGCTTAAAAAATTAAAAGGACGGGAACGCTACATAATATTTATGCGCTACTTCAAAAACAAAACACAATCTGAGATTGCAAAACAGCTCAATATCTCCCAGGTGCATGTATCAAGGATTGAAAAAAGAGCTTTGGAGAGGATAAAAAGGGAGTTTGTTTGA
- the spoIIAB gene encoding anti-sigma F factor → MKVLNYMELKIPSKAQNEAFARVAVAAFVAQLDPTLDEVTEIKTAVSEAVTNSIIHAYEDKIGEIIIKGKIYENYVVEIEVIDFGKGIEDVELARQPLFTTKPDQERSGMGFTVMETFMDKLEVTSEVGKGTCVKMLKAIKKRKSEGVEIEQGFPGGIDK, encoded by the coding sequence ATGAAGGTTTTAAATTATATGGAACTAAAAATTCCGTCAAAAGCTCAAAACGAAGCATTTGCAAGGGTTGCTGTTGCTGCGTTTGTTGCTCAGCTTGATCCTACTTTAGATGAAGTTACTGAAATAAAAACTGCTGTATCTGAAGCTGTAACAAATTCAATAATTCATGCATATGAGGATAAAATTGGGGAAATAATAATAAAAGGAAAGATTTATGAAAATTATGTTGTTGAGATTGAAGTAATTGACTTTGGTAAAGGAATTGAAGATGTTGAGCTTGCTCGGCAACCACTCTTTACAACAAAACCTGACCAGGAACGCTCTGGTATGGGATTTACTGTGATGGAAACATTCATGGATAAGCTTGAGGTTACATCAGAGGTTGGTAAGGGCACATGTGTTAAGATGCTTAAAGCTATCAAAAAACGAAAGAGCGAGGGAGTTGAAATTGAGCAAGGCTTCCCAGGAGGAATTGATAAGTAG
- a CDS encoding anti-sigma factor antagonist (This anti-anti-sigma factor, or anti-sigma factor antagonist, belongs to a family that includes characterized members SpoIIAA, RsbV, RsfA, and RsfB.), whose amino-acid sequence MDFEAIIMEGTLILKIKGELDQYNADKYRVRFDMKIVSPEVQKVVIDISELSFMDSSGVGFLVGRFRTAKAFAKELVLVCNSNYINKLLSTCGIEKLIKKYTTIEEALS is encoded by the coding sequence ATGGATTTTGAAGCAATCATTATGGAAGGAACACTGATTTTAAAGATAAAAGGCGAGCTTGACCAGTACAATGCAGATAAATACAGAGTCAGATTTGATATGAAAATTGTAAGTCCAGAAGTTCAAAAAGTTGTGATAGACATTTCAGAACTTTCATTTATGGACTCATCAGGTGTTGGCTTTCTTGTAGGAAGGTTCAGAACGGCAAAAGCGTTTGCCAAAGAACTTGTTCTGGTTTGCAACTCAAACTATATCAACAAGCTTCTTTCAACTTGTGGAATAGAAAAGCTTATAAAGAAATATACCACTATTGAAGAGGCATTGAGTTAA